The uncultured Mailhella sp. genome segment AAAGAGCACCGTAGAAATCTTTTTTATCAAAAGGGGAAGAAAAACACTTGCCTTTTGGAGCGGGTCCGGCTATATTCCCCTTCGTTGTCGGGATGTGGCTCAGTTTGGTAGAGTACAGCGTTCGGGACGCTGGGGTCGCTGGTTCAAATCCTGCCATCCCGACCAAACTAAACACTCATAAAGCCTCATAAGGTCTCTAAGTCCTTATGAGGCTTTACTTTTATCTTGCTTCGTTCCTCTCATGTCCTCTCATGAGGTCCATAGACATAGCACCAAAATGGTGTCACTTTTGGAGCCATATTTTTCTTTTTTTCGATGGCACTATCAAAGATGGCACTACAGGGGGAGGCTATGGCACTGACAGACACCACGCTTAGGGAGCTACACCGGCGGGCAAAGAAGGGCGAGAAGGTGCCTATGAAGTCCGACGGGGGCGGTCTGAACTTTCAGGATGGTAAGTATTGGCGATTCACCTACTACTTTGCCGGAAAGAAAAAGCGTCTGGCTTTTGGCGTCTACCCTGATGTTTCCTTGAAAGCTGCCCGGCAGGCGAGGGAGAAGGCGCGGGAACTCTTGGCACAGGGCATAGACCCGGCAGAGAAGAAGAAAGCCGAGAGGGCAGAGGCAGAGAGGATAGAGCATGAGCAGGCTCGAACCTTCCGCGTCGTGGCCTTGGAGTACTACGAGCGGAAGCTGACTGACAGGCGGGACCTGTACAAGAGACAGACGCTTGCCCGCTTCGAGAATCAGATATTTCCCTTCCTGGGAGATGTTCCCATTTCCAAGTTGAGGCCGTCGGACATATTGGTTGGACTGCGTAGAGTAGAGGAACGTGGTTCTCTCGATATGGCGCACAGGCTGGCAAGTCTCATAAGGCAGGTGTGCCGCTATGCCGTGGCCTCAGGCTATTCCGAGTTCAACGCCGCTGCTGAACTATCAGCCGCCATGACGCCGAAACCGAAGGCCGTACCAAGGGCGGCCATACTGGATCCGCATCGGATAGGACAGTTGCTCCGGGACATAGACGAATATCAGGGCTCTTTTTCCGTGAAGTACGCTTTGAAGCTCATGCCCTATTTGTTTGTGCGTTCTCAGGAGTTGCGCAATGCCCGATGGGATGAAATCGACTTCGACAAGGCCGTATGGAATATCCCGGCGGAGCGGATGAAGATGAAGTCACCGCACACGGTTCCCCTTGCCCGGCAGGTGGTGAAGCTGCTCACTGAGTTGCACGAGTGGACGGGACACACGGGCTTGCTGTTCCCATCCGCACAATCCAACACGCGGTCAATAACAGACGTGGGCTTGCTCAATGCCTTGCGCCGGATGGGATACGGGCGGGATGAAATGTGTATTCACGGCTTCCGCTCCATTGCCTCAACCCATTTGAACGAGTCCGGCAAGTGGCGGTCAGACGTGATAGAGTCAGCACTTGCCCACTCGGAAAGGAATCAGGTAAGGGCGGCATACAATCGCGCTGAGTACCTGCCGGAACGCACGGCCATGATGCAGGAGTGGGCGGACTGGCTGGACAGGCTGAGGGCTGGGCAATAGGCGTATTTCCGTGCTAGACCCCCTGCGACAACTGCGACATTGCGACAGGATCGGAAGATTGTCGGTGTGGAATGCGAGAAGCGGAGCGCCGAGCGTTCCGGGAGTCCAGAGGGCGCGGCCTTCTGGCAGGTAGGGGCAGTTGTGTAACACAACTTCCATCCTGCCTCGAAGAACCCCCAGCGTGTGAATGTGTATGTGGCAGGCTGCGACAACTGCGACTTTGCGACATTTTTCAGGATGAATAACTACTTCCTAATATCCCTATAATCCCTAAAAGCTCATCGGCTTGAAGTGAAAGTCTCTTCCATGCCGGACATTGTGCCCGTTGCCATGAAGGCGGCGGGCTTTTTTTGTACACTGAGGCTATCTAAAAAAACGCTTGTAAAAAAATATATGCCTATTTTTCGTTGTAGAAAAATTTTTTTATGCTTCGTGTAAGCGTTGGTATTAGGGGATTTTCAAGTGAAGATTTCCATGTAACTTTCAATTCTTTTCTGATGAAACTATGCCGCAGGTGTCCACCTGTGCTAACATGAAGACTCATATAGTTTCAAAGTGTTCTACCTGTAATATGAAAAGAGGATTTTTTATGTTGGAAAAAAAAGGTATCGGCACAAAGTTCATCCGTCCCCGCTTCATGCGTCCTAAACAGGCGGCCGTGTACCTCGCCACTAGTGAAGCCACAATTTGGCGTCTGGTGCAGCGTGGTGAACTTCCCAAGCCCATAAAGCAGGGATCAAGGTGCAGCCTCTTTGAAACGGCATGGCTGGACGCCTATGCGGACAAGCTGGCCAATGGTGAGGGGGACGCCGTATGCTGAACACAAAAAAGGCCCCCGCGCAGGCTGTATCAGGGGAAACCAACGCAGGGGCACCCGAAGGAATGAGCAATTCTATCCGTTCTTCCGCCTTCTGGAAAGTCCCCGCCCGTGTGATTTCCTATCAAAAAGCCACTTGCCAAGGCTCCATTGTGGTCTATGGCGGTCTATTGTCCTTGACTCATGGCGAGGGATGGGGCATGGTTGAGGCCCCCAAGTACAAAACGAAGGTGAGCGACACCTTTTCTACTCTCCCAAGGGGTAGAAGAACATTCGTGCGCAAGTCTTTTGCTATCAAACGTCCTGCCGGTGGTGTATCTGCTGGCGGTGACTTTGTGCATATTGGCGGCAACGCAAGCTCCGTATTCCGAGAGGGTACGGCTACCTTCGTTTTGGGTAGGGGAAAGCAGGTGTTGCCGCCTCTTTGCGTTTAAAACTCCCAAGTTCAAAACGAGGTATTTCCCCATGATTGACGCCAAAACTACCGCGTCCCGTTCCATCAATTCCCTGACCACCGAACAACTCAACCGCTCCATTGAACTGCTCGATCACGTCGAGGCATTGCAGGTGCAGATATCCAGACAGGCCCGATCCTGGCCGGACATCGTCTTTGCTTTGCTCAACGGCCACCAGCTTTCTCCGCTGGAAGGCAGTGATACCCGCGAAGCTTTGAGCCGTGCGCTTCTCCCCGAGGGGCGCGTGCTGAAACAGGTGGAAGAGCTTGTGCAGGAACTCCGGCACCAGCGCGCCGTTCTGCTGGCCGTTGAAAGGCTGATTGCCTTGAACTGCTGCGATGATGAGGGGGCCGACAATGCGTAGTGCCAACCTTTCCCTTACAGCCGGAAGCCTCTCCCATCACACTACGAGCAAGGCCGCTGTGCGCCCCTCTGAGTCCGTCATGCTCAAGATTGGGACTCTGCTTGTGGCTGGAACTCTAGTATTCACTCTGGCCGTGTTCGCCTTCTGCGATCGACAGGATGAAGAGCTTGCTTCTGCCGGAATCAACATCGAAGAGCTGACCGGGGAGGCGCGCTGATGGACGTTGAACGCCTCTTTACCCATGAAAACATAGCGGCGCTGGCCTATGCAGTAGGCGCATTGAGGAGGCAGGCCGATAAAGCGGAAGATGACCTTGAAGCGGCCATGCTGTCCCGCGCTTCTGCTGTAAGTCTGTATCTGCTGAAAGAAATTACCAAC includes the following:
- a CDS encoding helix-turn-helix domain-containing protein; this translates as MLEKKGIGTKFIRPRFMRPKQAAVYLATSEATIWRLVQRGELPKPIKQGSRCSLFETAWLDAYADKLANGEGDAVC
- a CDS encoding phage integrase central domain-containing protein — protein: MALTDTTLRELHRRAKKGEKVPMKSDGGGLNFQDGKYWRFTYYFAGKKKRLAFGVYPDVSLKAARQAREKARELLAQGIDPAEKKKAERAEAERIEHEQARTFRVVALEYYERKLTDRRDLYKRQTLARFENQIFPFLGDVPISKLRPSDILVGLRRVEERGSLDMAHRLASLIRQVCRYAVASGYSEFNAAAELSAAMTPKPKAVPRAAILDPHRIGQLLRDIDEYQGSFSVKYALKLMPYLFVRSQELRNARWDEIDFDKAVWNIPAERMKMKSPHTVPLARQVVKLLTELHEWTGHTGLLFPSAQSNTRSITDVGLLNALRRMGYGRDEMCIHGFRSIASTHLNESGKWRSDVIESALAHSERNQVRAAYNRAEYLPERTAMMQEWADWLDRLRAGQ